Within Sorangiineae bacterium MSr11367, the genomic segment GGCCTCGGTCACGATGCCCACCGGGCGTCCGCCTTCCACCACCACGGCCGCCTGGTGCGCGCGCTTCGGCAAAAGGCCAATCGCCTTGTCCACCGTATCCGTGGGCGCCAGCGAAATCGGTGTATCATACAACAACGCCCGCGCCTTCACCCACGCGACCACGTCGGACACCACGTTCTCGGGGATGTCCTGCGGAATCACCACGATGCCGCCGCGCCGTGCCACCGTCTCGGCCATGCGCCGCCCGGCGACCGCCGTCATGTTGGCCACGACCAGCGGGATCGTCGTGCCCGTGCCATCGTTGGTCGCCAAATCCACGTCGAGCCGCGAGGCGACCGTCGAGGGATTCGGCACGATGAAAACGTCGTTGTAGGTCAGATCCTGCGCGGGCTGTTGATCGTTGAGAAATTTCACATCCCGGAAGGCTATCAGCTCTTGGCTGCCGCGGCGACGAGCAGCGCGACGGCCTCGCTCATCGAATCCACGACAGGTACGCCGGCCATTTCCAAGCCCGCGCGCGTAGCGATCCCCGTGGTCAGCAAGATGCTTCGCGCCCCCACGGCGGCCGCCGCCTCCGCATCGTCGCGGATGTCACCGATCAGCACGACATCGTCCGGCGCGAGGCCCTGGGCCTTCAAATGCTCGGCAAAGCTTTCGGCCTTCGATTGACCGGTATCTTCGCCGCGCAGCCCGTCGATGCGGGTGAAGTGCACCTCGATGTCCCGCTCGCGAAGGCACGGGCCGAGCTCGTCGTGGGGCCACATCGACAGCACCGACTGGGTGCCGCCGTGCTGGGCCCATTGCACCAACGCCTCCGGCGCGTCCAGCGACAGCCGGCACGTCGGAAGGCGCAGCTTGTACGCCTCATAATAGAGCTGCACCAGGCGGGGCCATTCTTCGAGGCGGTCGATGGCCCTTCCCAGCAAGCGCTCGTAGCAATCCGGAATGGGACGGAAGTAGGTCTGTCTCCACTCCGAGAGCGTGACGCGTTCCCTTCCGTAGAAGTCGCAAACCACGTTCACGCTCTCCACGACGGCGTGGTTGTCGTCGAGCAGGGTCCCGTTCCAGTCCCAAACGATGTGCTTGGCGTGCATACCTTAACCTAACATTCGATTCGACGTCCCAATCCGACACTGCTTTGCTGTCGAGCAGCGGCAGCGGAACAATCCCCGGCGGGGCCGGCGCCCTCGTCCCCTCTCGCCCACAAGGATCGCCTGACGTTATGGCGATCCTTTCTTCTGAACCACGCATCGCACCGGGCTCGCCGGTTTCGTCCCGCTGCCGCGCTCTCCGCAAAGCGCAGATTCGAGACCCCGAACCTCCAGTCGAAAGTACACCTTCTAGGGCCATCAGTACGAGCGGGCGAGCACCACGCGGCGCGCGCTGGGCTGGCCGCTCACGACGCACTTGCCCGACTCGAGCAAGCGATCGGCCCAGGCCACACCGGGCGGTGGCTCGGCGAGGCAGCGGATGGTCGCTTTGTAGTCCTCTTTGAACTTCACCTCGGTCTCGGGCGTGCCATCCCAGTGCACGAGCGCGAAGCCGCCTCCTTCCTTGTCGAAGAAGCTGCCTAGCGCACGGTAGTCGTCGATCACGCGCGTGTTCTCGTCGCGGAACTTGGACGCGCGCTCGAAGAGGCCGCGCTGCTGCTCCTCCAGGATGGCGCGGATCTTCGCCGGCGCCTCCGCGCGCGTGAACGTCTCCTTTTCGCGCGGCGAGCGGTCGCGGCGCGCCACCGTCACCACGCCGCCGTCGACGTCGCGCGGGCCGATTTCGATGCGCACGGGCACGCCCTTCTTGACCCACTCCCACTGCTTGTCGCCGCCGCGGATGTCGCGCATGTCCACCTCGACCTCGAGCGCGCGACCCCAGAGGGCCACGTCACGCAGCTCGTTGGCGAAGGCCTGAATGTACTCCACGATCTTCTCGCGGCCTTCGTCGCCGCGGAAAACCGGCCAAATGGCCACGTGGGAGGGCGCGAGGCGCGGCGGAACGACCAGGCCGTCGTCGTCCGAGTGGGTCATCACCAGACCGCCGATGAGGCGCGTGGACGAACCCCACGAGGTGGTCCAGGCATACTCGTAGGTCTCTTCCTTCGTCTGGAACTTGATCTCGGACGCGCGCGAAAAGTTCTGCCCGAGGAAGTGCGACGTGCCGGCCTGCAGGGCTTTTTTGTCCTGCATCATGGCCTCGATGGCGAACGTGTCGACGGCGCCGGGGAAGCGCTCGCTGGCCGTCTTCGGGCCCTTGAGCACCGGCATGGCCATGTAGTCCTGCGCGAAGGTGGCGTACACGTCGAGCATCTGCTTCGTCTCGTGCCGCGCCTCCGCCTCGGTGGCGTGGGCCGTGTGGCCCTCCTGCCAGAGAAACTCCGCCGTGCGCAAAAAGAGGCGCGTACGCAGCTCCCAGCGCACCACGTTTGCCCATTGATTGATGAGCAGCGGCAGGTCGCGGTAGCTCTGCACCCATTTGGCGAAGACAGCGCCGATGATGGTCTCCGAGGTGGGCCGCACGATGAGCGGTTCCTCGAGCTTGGCCTCGGGATCGACCACCAGGCCGCCCTCGGGTCCTTCCACCAAGCGATGGTGCGTGACCACGGCGCATTCCTTGGCGAAGCCAGCCACGTGCTCGGCTTCTTTCTCCAGGAACGACTTGGGGATGAAGAGCGGGAAGTACGCGTTCTTGTGCCCCGTGGCCTTGAACATGCGATCCATCTCGCGCTGGATATTTTCCCACAGAGCGTAGCCCCACGGCTTGATGACCATGCAGCCGCGCACCGGCGACGTCTCGGCCAGATCGGCCGCGCGCACGACCTCCTGGTACCATTCGGCATAGTCTTGGGCTCGCGTCGGCGAAATGGCGCTCTTCTCGTTCTTGGCCACGGTGCTTCCTCCAGTCCGACCCGTATACCACGACCCGCGACCCTGGCTGAACTACCTCCCCCGCCTGCGCCGATCTATCCTAACGAGGGGTCACTCATGAGCCTTCTCATCTCGGTCGAACGAATCGCAGCCGCCGAAAAGACCATCGCCGCGCACGTCACGCGCACGCCGGCGGTGGTGAGCGACGGCCTCTCCGCGCACCTCGGATGCCGAACGGCGCTCAAACTGGAAAACCTCCAGCGCTGCGGTTGTTTCAAAGCGCGGGGCATCGTGAACCGACTCGCCTCCCTGTCCGATGCGGAGCGCTCGAAAGGACTGATCACCGTCAGCGGCGGCAACCATGGCATCGCCATCGCGAACATCGCGCGCACCATGGGCATCGCCGCGACCGTGGTGATGCCCGACGCCGCCCCCGCACGGTCCAAGGAGCGCGTCGCGGCCGATGGCGCGCGGTTGCTTCTGGCGGCCGACGTTTCCATCGCCTTCGCGCTCGCCGAAGAAAATCGCCGTGCAGGCCTGACGTACATCCATGGCTACGACGATCCTGAGATCATCGAGGGGCATGGCACCCTCGGGCTCGAGTTCATTCGCGACGTACCCGATCTGACCGACGTCGTGGTCAGCATCGGGGGCGGGGGCCTCATCTCCGGTGTCGCGACGGCCATGAAGGCGATGAAGCCGAGTCTGCGCATTTGGGGCGTCGAAACCGACGGCGCCAACAGCATGTCGCGGGCGCTCGCCGAAGGCCGTCCGGTGACCATCAAGCCAACGTCGATTGCGACCACCCTGAGCGCGCCCACGGTGACCGAGCGAACGCTGGAGCACGTGAAAGCTTTGGTCGAGCACGTGTTCGTCGTCTCCGACGCCCAGGCCATCACGGGCACGCTCGCACTCGCCGAGTGGGCAAAAGTCTGGGCGGAGCCGGCCGCCGGCTGCCTCGTTCCTGCCGCCCGCCAGGTGATCGAACGCGTGGGCGGCGACGGCGTTTTGGGGCTCGTCGTGTGCGGTGGCAACGCCACGTTCGACGACGTTCAGCGGTGGCGCCAAGCTTAATTCGAGCTACGGCGCTAGCGATCGCTCCACAGTCGGCCTTCGCACGGATTCGTTGTTCGCCAAAGCCACGCATGGCTCTCTTTTTCGATGAGCGCCGTACGAGTCCAGAACATCCGTAGTCACTACGGATGCGAGCCGAAACGACCGTACCTATCGTCTGGGCCATCTTACTGCCGCTCTCGCGTTGCGATTCACTCGACATCGATAGAGCTCGGAGAACTCTCCGAAACATCTTCGTAACCGACGCGTCACCGCAAAAGGACAACGAACATGATTGTCGTCCTGGACGATCAGATATCCACTTATCAAATCGAACAAATCGTCTCAAACATGACCGCCGCGGGTTTGCCATCTACGCTCGGCGCGCAGAGCAAACCATGCGTCCTGGTGGTTGAAAGAGCCGTGTCGGAGGAAAGGAGAAAGTGGGTAGGAACTCTCCCAGGTGTCAGCCACGTCGTGACGACATCCGATAGCTGCCGCCTCACCTCTCGCTGCTATCGTTCGGAGTCCAGCACGGTGACCCTCGAGCGAGGGAGGATTGCCATCGGCGGAAACGAGTTCGTCGTCGCGGCTGGCCCTTGCGCGGTCGAGAGCGAGGAGCTTCTCGGTGCAACCGCGGATGCCGTCGTCCAGCGAGGGGCCGTGTTACTACGCGGCGGCGCATTCAAACCGCGGACGTCGCCCTACAGCTTTCAGGGACTCGGGGAGTCTGGTCTCGATATGCTGGATCGGACGCGCCATAGGACAGGAATGCCCACGGTCACCGAAGTGCTCGAACCGTCGCAGGTCGATCGCGTGGCGCGCAGCTCGGACATGCTGCAAATCGGAGCGCGAAACATGCAGAACTTTCCGCTTCTCAAAGCGGTCGGACGCTCGGGGCGCCCCGTACTACTCAAGAGAGGCATCAGTGCGACGGTCGAAGAATGGTTATCGGCCGCGGAATACATCTTATCTGAAGGCAACTTTCAAGTCGTCCTTTGTGAGCGAGGGATTCGCACCTACGAGAATTCCACGCGCTTTACGTTGGATCTAAGTGCCGTGCCGGTGGTCAAGAGTTTGAGCCACCTTCCCGTGATTGTCGATCCAAGCCATTCGAGCGGGCGCGTCGACTTGGTCAAGCCACTCGCGCTGGCAGCAGCGGCCGTCGGTGCCGACGGGCTCATCATCGACGTACACGTCGACTCGAGAGAGGCTCTATGCGACGCCAATCAAGCCCTCGCTCCGGAGCAGTTTGCGAGCCTCATGGGGTCCCTCGATCGGATCCTCACTGCGGTGAATCGACCGCTTGCACGCCTATCCTCAACTTCGAAACCGAAGAATTGAACCATGAGCCAAGCGATCGTCGATGCCTCCATGACGACGGAGGAGCGTGCCCAGCTATGGCAGCAAAGACTGTTCGAAGCCGTCGCAGGAATGACCAACTACCTTGCGGAACGGCACGCTCGAGACACCTTGCCAGCATGGCTCGGCGTACAGGCCGATATTTTTCGCGACTTGCCAGGTGAGGGGGATGGCGATCATCTCGCTTGGCAGCGCATATTCTTCCGCGGCCAGGCGCTCATGGAAAGATTCCTGGTCGGTCATTTCGGACACGCAGCGATGCAAACGTGGGCTTTGGCAAACGCTCGCATTTACGCGATGATCGAGCCCGACCGTGGGTGTGGCGCCGCCGATGTCATCGACCGTCTGCGCCGGCAGTTGGAGAATTACGATTCAGCGATCGCGGTACTCGAATCCGAGCCGGCGTGCGCAACAATCCGCATTTCCCGTTGTGGAATATGGAATTATCGTGAACGTGCGCGAAAACGCGGCATCCCCATCACACTAGACTCTCCTTGTGATTATTGCACCAAAGCGGTCGCCGCGAACATCATGGCAAAAGGGTACGCACCTCGACACGAGCTGTTCTCGGATGGAGAGGTTCACGGCTGCCAATGGTCGGCGCTCGCATCGGATCTGCCGGCGCATCCCTGAGATTCTAGAAAGGAACGACTGACGTGTGTGGAATCACTGGTTGGGTGGATTGGGAGCGTGATTTGCGGGCGGAACGTCCAACGCTGGAGGCGATGACCCGAACCATGTCCCTTCGTGGCCCGGATACGGGAGGGCTCTGGGTCTCTCAACGGGCATTCTTGGGCCATCGCCGGCTCGCCGTCATCGATCTGGTTGGCGGCCAACAGCCCATGGAGTCGGACGATGCTGCCGCGACGGTGATCAGTTACAGCGGCGAAGTCTACAATTTCAGCGAGCTTCGTACGGAACTCGCCGCACACGGCCACCGTTTTCGATCGAGATCCGATACGGAGGTCGTACTTCGCGCCTATCTACAATGGGGCGTCGACTGCGTCGCGAGATTCAATGGGATGTGTGCGTTTGCGATTTGGGACGAACCCCGCTCCGAGCTTTTGCTCGTTCGAGATCGCCTCGGCATCAAGCCGTTGTATTACTATCCTTATGGCGGCGGTATGCTATTTGGCTCGGAGCCAAAAGCGGTCCTCGCGAATCCTCTATTTTCTCCAGAGCTCGATGACGAGGGCATCGCCGAGCTGTTCGTGCTTCCCAATGCTCCTACCCCTGGGCATGGCGTCTACCGCGGATTGCGCCAGGTACGACCTGGCCATGTAGTGCGTGCCAATCGGCGCGGCGTCGAGGAGATGGCATACTGGAAATTGCGGCCCAACCTCCACACCGATGATCTGGAGACGACGACCCAGCGCGTACGGGCGCTGCTCAGCGACACCGTCTCTCGCCAGATGGTGGCCGATGTCCCATTGGGCTCTCTCCTCTCGGGTGGAGTCGACTCCAGCGCCATCACCGCGCTCGCAGCCGAAAAACTCGCGGCACACGGGGCGGGGAAAATCTCGACGTACTCGGTCGATTTTCCGAACAGCGAGAGTTCCTTCCGACGAACGGAATGGCACGACAGTCTCGATGAGCCGTATGTGGCGCAAGTCGCGGCGCATGTCGGGAGCCAGCACACGACCATCGTGGTGCAGCCCGAGGACGTGCTCGCGTTCGAGAACCGCGTCTTGATGGCAAGGGACTTACCTGGGTGGGGTGAGATGGACGTCTCCCTCTATTTGCTCTTCGCCAAAGTACGCGAGCACGCGACCGTCGCTCTGTCCGGCGAGTCGGCCGACGAGGTATTCGGCGGATACCCGTTCTTCCGAGATCCTGCGGCGCTCTCGCACGATGGATTTCCATGGATGGCTGGGAAACAAGGCCCTAGCGCGCTTCTCACCGAAGACGTACGCCGAAGGGTACGCCCGTTGGAGTACGCTCACGATAGTTACCGACGCTCGCTCGGAGAGGTACCGAAGCTAGGGCAGGATACGCGCGAAGATGCCAGGATACGGGAGGTAGCGTACTTGGCACTCACCCGGTGGCTGCCCGCACTTCTGGATCGAAAGGACCGAATGAGCATGGCGAGTGGGCTGGAAGTGCGAGTTCCATTCTGCGACCATCGGCTCGTCGAGTACCTCTGGAACGTGCCGTGGAGCATGAAGACGGCAGGAGACATGGAGAAGGGACTCTTGCGCCGCGCGGTGCGAGATCTCCTCCCCGCGCAGATTGTACATCGACGCAAGAGTGCATTCCCGGCCAACCCGCATCCCGGCTACGTGCGCTCGCTGCGAGAGCGGGTCGACGAGTTGCTGCTCGACGTGAACGCTCCGGTCTTCGATTTGGTCGACCGCGTGGAGGTGCGCCGTCGCTTAAACGCCGGGGAGCCGCTGCCGAGCCCCCGCGCTTCGAGCAGCCAAACCGCGGGGCTGAACTTTCTGCTCAACGTCAATTCGTGGCTAAGAACCTACCGAGTGCGAATCCATTGATCGGCACCCGCGGGAGAGATTCATGTGCGGAATAGCAGGGTACCTCGATTACACGGGTCTCCCAAACGACATGGGCACGCTCGATCGGATGATCGAGACGATGTTCCGAAGAGGACCAGACGCCGGCGGGCATTGGGCCGACGACTTCGTGCGATTGGGGCACCGTCGGTTGGCCATCGTCGATATCGAAGGCGGCCGGCAACCCATGTCGCTCCAACGGGGAGACGCCCCGGCTCTCGTATTGACGTACAGCGGCGAGCTTTACAACTACCGCGAGCTTCGGACGGAGCTGCGAGATCTCGGGCATCGATTCGATACGGAGAGCGACACGGAGGTCGTTCTGGCGGCGTGGGCGGCATGGGGAGCCGAGTGCGTCCAGCGATTCAACGGGATGTACGCGTTTGCAATTTGGAATGCATCCCAGCGTCAGCTGTGGCTGGTGCGAGATCGACTCGGGATCAAGCCACTCTATTACAAAATGACACCCAATGGGATCATCTTTGGGTCCGAACCAAAAGCCATTCTCGCCCACGACGCGGCATCACCGCGCGTCGATTCGGAGGGCCTCGTCCAATTGATGCTGCCGCTGCTCAAGCTTCCAGGGCGGACCCCTTACGCCGGAATACGGGAAGTCCTCCCTGGACACATCATCTCTCGAACGAGTGAGAGGACTCGCGAGTACGCCTATTGGAGCCCGGCCACGACGCGTACGAATCGCGATACCTGGGGACGTGTCGTAGGCACCGTCCGTGAGCTGTTGGCCGACACGGTTCGCCGGCAGATGATCGCGGACGTGCCGTTGTGCACCCTGCTTTCCGGCGGCCTCGACTCGACGGCGATCACCGCGCTGGCGAGAAATGCGCTGCACGACAAGCCGGTACGCTCGTTTTCGGTCGACTTCGTCGCCGATCCGTCGTTGGCCCGCAGCACGGAGGACGCGCCCTACGTGATCGAAGCCGTACGCCATCTGAAAACGGAGCACGCCAACATCGTGCTTCATGGTTCCCAGCTCGCATCACCGGAAGCGCGCACGGCATGCGTGGAGGCGCGCGATTTGCCGCTGGGAATTGGAGATCTGGACATTAGCCTCTACTTGCTATGCAAGGCCATCAAACAGCATTCGACCGTGGCTTTGTCGGGAGAATCGGCCGACGAAGTGTTTGCCGGATACCGCTGGTTCCATCACCCCGATGCGGTCGCGGCGGATACCTTCCCTTGGATGTCGGACTCACCCGCGCATGGACGTCTCCACCAGCGGATCGTCAAGTTGTTCCGCAAGGACCTCGTTGCCAGGCTCGGGGTCGGCGATTACGTGGCGGCGGAGTACGAAGCCGCGATCGCTGAGGTACCTCGGCAGGGAGCGGAGGATGCCGTCGAGCGACGAATGCGCGAAGTTTGCCATCTCGCCTTGACTCGATTCTTGCCGACGCTATTGGACAGGAAAGATCGCCTCAGCATGGCGGTGGGTTTGGAAGTCCGTGTTCCGTTCTGCGACCATCGTCTCGTCGATTACGTATATGGGCTTCCCTGGGCCATGAAGTATGCCGACTCTCGCGAAAAAAGCGTCTTACGGGCCGCGATGGGCGACATCGTGCCAGAATCCATCTTGATGCGCCCGAAGAGTCCTTATCCAACCACCCCCGATCCTGCCTACTCGGAAGCAATACGTAAGCAGTTGTGCGACCGCCTGCTCGACTCGAACGGTCCACTGTTCGACTTGTTCGACGAAGACGAGCTGAGAATCGCGGCAACGGCTTCCGAGCCAGGTAGTTTGATTGGAAACGTCGCCAGCGAGGTCATTCTCAATTTCGCCCATTGGCTCGAAATTTACCAGCCAACGCTGCCACTCTGAAAAGCCCGTTACTACTCCGAAGGACGACCACCGAATGAGCAACGAAACGGCAGTAGGTGAAGCCGAAGCCTCTGGCACGGAAAACTCCTTTTCCTTGTGGGCATCCTTGGCCAAGTACGCCGTGCTGTATGCGCTGCTGTTCCTCTTTGGCGCCGAGATGTACCTGGTCTCCCCCCTCCTGCCCACCATCGCGGCGGATTTGGCCATTCCCATCACGAGCGCCGCCGGCTTGGTCACGGCGTACGTTCTGATTCAGGCGCTCATCGGCCCCGTGCTCGGCCTTGGCTACGCGAAGTGGGGAGCGCGAATGCTGGTTACGGGGGGAGCGGTCGTTTTCGCAAGTGCCAATGCCATTGCCACGTTCAGCAGCGACTACCTCGTGCTCGTCGTGGTCCGGGCGCTCGCCGGCCTCGGGGTAGCCCTGGCGGGGCCCGCCATATGGACGTGGATCGCGCAGACTGCCGCGGAAGAATTTCGGGGGACGGCCATTGGCGCAGGCATGGGAAGCTTC encodes:
- the proS gene encoding proline--tRNA ligase, which gives rise to MAKNEKSAISPTRAQDYAEWYQEVVRAADLAETSPVRGCMVIKPWGYALWENIQREMDRMFKATGHKNAYFPLFIPKSFLEKEAEHVAGFAKECAVVTHHRLVEGPEGGLVVDPEAKLEEPLIVRPTSETIIGAVFAKWVQSYRDLPLLINQWANVVRWELRTRLFLRTAEFLWQEGHTAHATEAEARHETKQMLDVYATFAQDYMAMPVLKGPKTASERFPGAVDTFAIEAMMQDKKALQAGTSHFLGQNFSRASEIKFQTKEETYEYAWTTSWGSSTRLIGGLVMTHSDDDGLVVPPRLAPSHVAIWPVFRGDEGREKIVEYIQAFANELRDVALWGRALEVEVDMRDIRGGDKQWEWVKKGVPVRIEIGPRDVDGGVVTVARRDRSPREKETFTRAEAPAKIRAILEEQQRGLFERASKFRDENTRVIDDYRALGSFFDKEGGGFALVHWDGTPETEVKFKEDYKATIRCLAEPPPGVAWADRLLESGKCVVSGQPSARRVVLARSY
- the aroF gene encoding 3-deoxy-7-phosphoheptulonate synthase, which produces MTAAGLPSTLGAQSKPCVLVVERAVSEERRKWVGTLPGVSHVVTTSDSCRLTSRCYRSESSTVTLERGRIAIGGNEFVVAAGPCAVESEELLGATADAVVQRGAVLLRGGAFKPRTSPYSFQGLGESGLDMLDRTRHRTGMPTVTEVLEPSQVDRVARSSDMLQIGARNMQNFPLLKAVGRSGRPVLLKRGISATVEEWLSAAEYILSEGNFQVVLCERGIRTYENSTRFTLDLSAVPVVKSLSHLPVIVDPSHSSGRVDLVKPLALAAAAVGADGLIIDVHVDSREALCDANQALAPEQFASLMGSLDRILTAVNRPLARLSSTSKPKN
- a CDS encoding HAD hydrolase-like protein produces the protein MHAKHIVWDWNGTLLDDNHAVVESVNVVCDFYGRERVTLSEWRQTYFRPIPDCYERLLGRAIDRLEEWPRLVQLYYEAYKLRLPTCRLSLDAPEALVQWAQHGGTQSVLSMWPHDELGPCLRERDIEVHFTRIDGLRGEDTGQSKAESFAEHLKAQGLAPDDVVLIGDIRDDAEAAAAVGARSILLTTGIATRAGLEMAGVPVVDSMSEAVALLVAAAAKS
- the asnB gene encoding asparagine synthase (glutamine-hydrolyzing), which encodes MCGIAGYLDYTGLPNDMGTLDRMIETMFRRGPDAGGHWADDFVRLGHRRLAIVDIEGGRQPMSLQRGDAPALVLTYSGELYNYRELRTELRDLGHRFDTESDTEVVLAAWAAWGAECVQRFNGMYAFAIWNASQRQLWLVRDRLGIKPLYYKMTPNGIIFGSEPKAILAHDAASPRVDSEGLVQLMLPLLKLPGRTPYAGIREVLPGHIISRTSERTREYAYWSPATTRTNRDTWGRVVGTVRELLADTVRRQMIADVPLCTLLSGGLDSTAITALARNALHDKPVRSFSVDFVADPSLARSTEDAPYVIEAVRHLKTEHANIVLHGSQLASPEARTACVEARDLPLGIGDLDISLYLLCKAIKQHSTVALSGESADEVFAGYRWFHHPDAVAADTFPWMSDSPAHGRLHQRIVKLFRKDLVARLGVGDYVAAEYEAAIAEVPRQGAEDAVERRMREVCHLALTRFLPTLLDRKDRLSMAVGLEVRVPFCDHRLVDYVYGLPWAMKYADSREKSVLRAAMGDIVPESILMRPKSPYPTTPDPAYSEAIRKQLCDRLLDSNGPLFDLFDEDELRIAATASEPGSLIGNVASEVILNFAHWLEIYQPTLPL
- the asnB gene encoding asparagine synthase (glutamine-hydrolyzing) yields the protein MDWERDLRAERPTLEAMTRTMSLRGPDTGGLWVSQRAFLGHRRLAVIDLVGGQQPMESDDAAATVISYSGEVYNFSELRTELAAHGHRFRSRSDTEVVLRAYLQWGVDCVARFNGMCAFAIWDEPRSELLLVRDRLGIKPLYYYPYGGGMLFGSEPKAVLANPLFSPELDDEGIAELFVLPNAPTPGHGVYRGLRQVRPGHVVRANRRGVEEMAYWKLRPNLHTDDLETTTQRVRALLSDTVSRQMVADVPLGSLLSGGVDSSAITALAAEKLAAHGAGKISTYSVDFPNSESSFRRTEWHDSLDEPYVAQVAAHVGSQHTTIVVQPEDVLAFENRVLMARDLPGWGEMDVSLYLLFAKVREHATVALSGESADEVFGGYPFFRDPAALSHDGFPWMAGKQGPSALLTEDVRRRVRPLEYAHDSYRRSLGEVPKLGQDTREDARIREVAYLALTRWLPALLDRKDRMSMASGLEVRVPFCDHRLVEYLWNVPWSMKTAGDMEKGLLRRAVRDLLPAQIVHRRKSAFPANPHPGYVRSLRERVDELLLDVNAPVFDLVDRVEVRRRLNAGEPLPSPRASSSQTAGLNFLLNVNSWLRTYRVRIH
- a CDS encoding pyridoxal-phosphate dependent enzyme, which encodes MSLLISVERIAAAEKTIAAHVTRTPAVVSDGLSAHLGCRTALKLENLQRCGCFKARGIVNRLASLSDAERSKGLITVSGGNHGIAIANIARTMGIAATVVMPDAAPARSKERVAADGARLLLAADVSIAFALAEENRRAGLTYIHGYDDPEIIEGHGTLGLEFIRDVPDLTDVVVSIGGGGLISGVATAMKAMKPSLRIWGVETDGANSMSRALAEGRPVTIKPTSIATTLSAPTVTERTLEHVKALVEHVFVVSDAQAITGTLALAEWAKVWAEPAAGCLVPAARQVIERVGGDGVLGLVVCGGNATFDDVQRWRQA